In one window of Cellulophaga sp. HaHa_2_95 DNA:
- a CDS encoding PKD domain-containing protein, with protein MKKAYKYTFGFLALLTLIIACTKEVGLYTEVEFEISETHVVDGFINTPLATSITVTPEELVEGYSYTYSYKISTGEGYFQDESGNTIAEGDKIGLNPLSASLNYIPTKIGDHSITFTAEDTFGFQEQVTASYAISDVPVSWTATGPSGQVLLGSSQDITVTLGSETTGTGVTYERNYSFSQGTGTITSSPSGTSEILNEFVSITPGTYTLTYVATELGQTTLEFLLKDSNGQEILQTVSFEVVDELSTEKEITSFIVNGVEGTIVGTDITIELPEGTDLTTLSPVIIHTGASISPESETSQDFTNPVIYTVTAQDQTIQTYTVNVTVPSANQAPTAVATSDVTSGAPSLAVQFTGDTSSDPDTGDTLTYAWNFGDGTTATTANPSHTFTTAGTYTVTLTVTDDGTPALNSTDTITIIVTDANQAPTAVATSDILTGEASLAVQFTGDTSTDPDTGDVLTYAWDFGDGTTATTANPAHTFTTVGTYDVTLTVTDDGTPALSSSEATITITVNAPANQAPTAVATSDILTGEASLDVQFTGDTSTDPDAGDVLTYAWDFGDGSTATTANPSHSFTTAGTYDVTLTVTDDGIPALSSSEVTIIITVNTPANQAPTAVASSDVTSGEASLDVQFTGDTSSDPDAGDVLTYAWDFGDGTTATTANPSHTFTTAGTYDVTLTVTDDRIPALSSSEVTITITVNAPTNQAPTALPDLFTVIENSPNNTLDVLDNDSDADGTVLTIIAVDAPINGTATIAPGGQSILYTATTGNDRFDYMIEDENGATTAATIDINVVPNQNPTVEIDDRILIPTTDYPRTVTFNVASSGDTDGTIENYEWNFGDSGSTGNIITNTNPTATSHTFDDPGTYDVVLTVTDDLGATGFDTVEIVLEPVQEPDYTFFIDPIASPVSTSTQAVTFRITPNATAIAQGIVFTMSYKDESGLANISTIRYNSVSYVVTQNFPVNSGNTSGILEGPFYNCEVIIYDFTISNNLGLPEQTRRVTFVVQNGSGACP; from the coding sequence CGCTAGCAACTTCTATTACGGTTACTCCAGAAGAACTAGTGGAAGGCTATTCGTATACCTATTCCTATAAAATTAGTACTGGTGAAGGATATTTTCAAGATGAATCGGGAAATACAATTGCCGAGGGAGATAAAATAGGTTTAAATCCATTATCAGCCTCATTAAATTATATTCCTACAAAAATTGGGGATCACTCAATTACTTTTACCGCAGAAGATACTTTTGGCTTTCAGGAGCAGGTTACTGCATCTTACGCTATCAGCGATGTTCCTGTTTCTTGGACGGCAACAGGACCTTCAGGACAAGTTTTATTGGGCAGCTCACAAGATATTACGGTTACTTTAGGAAGTGAAACTACCGGTACAGGAGTTACGTATGAAAGAAACTATTCTTTTTCACAAGGAACAGGTACAATAACATCTTCTCCTAGTGGAACGAGTGAAATTTTAAATGAATTTGTTAGCATTACGCCAGGAACCTATACCTTAACCTACGTAGCTACAGAACTAGGACAAACAACTTTAGAGTTTTTATTGAAAGATTCAAACGGACAAGAAATACTTCAGACCGTAAGTTTTGAAGTAGTAGATGAACTTTCTACAGAAAAAGAAATTACATCATTTATAGTAAATGGAGTAGAAGGTACCATAGTTGGAACGGATATTACTATAGAACTTCCTGAAGGAACTGACTTAACTACATTATCACCAGTTATTATTCATACAGGAGCAAGTATTTCGCCGGAATCAGAAACAAGTCAAGACTTTACAAATCCAGTAATTTATACAGTTACGGCTCAAGATCAAACAATTCAAACTTATACGGTAAACGTAACAGTTCCTTCCGCAAACCAAGCTCCAACAGCTGTAGCAACTTCAGATGTAACTTCTGGCGCTCCTTCTTTAGCAGTTCAATTTACAGGAGACACTTCTTCTGACCCAGATACTGGAGATACATTAACATATGCCTGGAATTTTGGAGATGGAACTACAGCTACAACGGCCAACCCTTCTCATACCTTTACAACAGCAGGAACGTATACGGTAACACTTACAGTTACTGATGATGGAACTCCAGCTCTAAACAGTACGGATACAATCACGATAATTGTCACAGATGCAAATCAAGCTCCAACCGCGGTAGCAACTTCAGATATACTTACAGGAGAAGCTTCTTTAGCTGTACAGTTTACAGGAGATACTTCAACGGATCCAGATACTGGAGACGTATTAACGTATGCTTGGGATTTTGGAGATGGAACTACAGCAACAACGGCCAATCCTGCTCACACCTTCACTACAGTTGGAACATATGACGTAACGCTTACAGTTACCGATGATGGAACACCCGCTTTATCAAGTTCTGAGGCGACAATAACCATAACCGTAAATGCTCCTGCCAATCAAGCTCCAACGGCTGTAGCAACTTCCGATATACTTACAGGAGAAGCTTCTTTAGACGTACAATTTACAGGAGATACTTCTACGGATCCAGATGCAGGCGATGTATTAACCTATGCTTGGGATTTTGGAGATGGAAGCACAGCAACAACAGCCAATCCTTCTCATAGCTTCACAACCGCTGGAACATATGACGTAACGCTTACAGTTACCGATGATGGAATACCGGCGTTGTCAAGTTCTGAGGTGACAATAATAATAACCGTAAATACTCCTGCCAATCAAGCTCCAACGGCTGTAGCAAGTTCTGATGTAACTTCTGGAGAAGCTTCTTTAGATGTACAATTTACAGGAGATACTTCTTCTGATCCAGATGCAGGTGATGTATTAACCTATGCTTGGGATTTTGGAGATGGAACCACAGCTACAACAGCCAATCCTTCTCACACCTTCACTACAGCTGGAACTTATGATGTGACACTTACCGTGACGGATGATAGAATACCGGCTTTGTCAAGTTCGGAGGTGACAATAACTATAACCGTAAATGCTCCTACCAATCAAGCTCCAACGGCTCTGCCTGATTTATTTACAGTAATTGAAAATTCTCCAAATAATACATTAGATGTTCTTGATAATGATAGTGATGCTGATGGAACCGTTTTAACTATTATAGCGGTAGATGCACCTATTAATGGAACGGCGACAATTGCTCCTGGAGGGCAATCTATATTATATACCGCTACTACTGGGAATGATAGATTTGACTATATGATTGAAGATGAAAATGGAGCGACTACTGCGGCTACAATAGATATTAATGTAGTGCCAAATCAAAATCCTACGGTAGAAATAGACGATAGAATTTTGATTCCAACAACAGATTACCCTAGAACGGTAACTTTTAATGTAGCAAGTTCTGGTGATACTGACGGAACCATTGAAAATTATGAATGGAATTTTGGTGATAGTGGATCGACAGGAAATATAATAACTAATACAAATCCAACTGCTACATCACATACTTTTGATGATCCAGGGACATATGATGTTGTATTAACTGTTACAGATGACCTAGGAGCTACTGGATTTGATACGGTAGAAATAGTTTTGGAACCGGTTCAAGAGCCAGATTATACCTTTTTTATAGATCCAATTGCTAGTCCTGTTTCTACAAGCACACAAGCTGTAACTTTTAGAATAACGCCAAATGCCACGGCAATAGCGCAGGGAATAGTATTTACGATGAGTTATAAAGATGAATCTGGTTTAGCAAATATATCAACTATTAGATATAACAGCGTAAGTTATGTTGTTACCCAAAATTTCCCTGTAAATTCAGGAAACACATCAGGAATACTAGAAGGGCCATTCTATAATTGTGAAGTTATAATATATGATTTCACAATTAGTAATAACTTAGGATTACCAGAGCAAACTCGGCGAGTAACTTTTGTAGTGCAAAATGGGAGTGGAGCATGTCCATAA